One Carassius auratus strain Wakin chromosome 4, ASM336829v1, whole genome shotgun sequence DNA segment encodes these proteins:
- the LOC113066304 gene encoding gastrula zinc finger protein XlCGF57.1-like: MTAFIKEESEDVKIEETFRVKQEDTETQTDLMALKEENQELNKIQEKYQYEKRDFKTEEESISSSQTEISFSTKKAQKPQSTNFHSSMRIHTGEKPFTCQQCGQIFNQKGSLTMHMKFHTEKKPLICPQCGKSFTRKQLFNVHMRNHTGEKPYTCKLCGKSFTQKHYLNAHIKRHTGEKPCTCKLCGKSFSLKGYFKTHMKTHTEKKSLICPQCEKTFTEKKFLKAHMRVHTGERPYTCKLCGKSFTRKGHLKIHMRIHTGERPFICVQCGRSFTQKSFLIGHIRLHTGEKPFTCPQCGRSFTLKRNLQVHIRSHTGENPFTCDQCGRSFRYKDNLNYHISIHSRERSFKCHQCERSFTDTNHLQDHVKIHTGEKPFMCHHCGKSCSKGGHLKDHLRTHTGEKPFTCEQCGNSFSAKRTLKSHMMIHTGERPYKCPQCEKSFRSQGSMKRHLKTHSGKKLQFSKLQEF, from the exons ATGACggcgtttattaaagaggagagtgaagacgtgaagattgaagaaacattcagagtcaaacaagaagatactgagacacaaacag ACCTGATGGCACTTAAAGAGGAGAATCAAGAACTGAATAAAATTCAAGAGAAATATCAATATGAAAAACGTGATTTCAAAACTGAAGAAGAATCGATTAGTTCCTCACAAACTGAAATCAGTTTCTCAACAAAAAAAGCTCAAAAACCACAAAGTACAAACTTTCATTCCagcatgagaattcacactggagagaaacctttcacctgccaacagtgtggacaAATTTTCAATCAGAAAGGAAGCCTTACAATGCACATGAAATTTCACACTGAAAAGAAACCGTTAatatgccctcagtgtggaaagagttttacacggAAACAACTCTTTAATGTCCACATGAGAaatcacactggagagaaaccatacacctgtaaactgtgtggaaagagtttcacacaaaaaCATTACCTTAATGCCCACATAAAACGTCACACGGGAGAGAAACCTTGCACCTGCAAactgtgtgggaagagtttctcattaaaaggatattttaagactcacatgaaaactcacactGAAAAGAAGTCATTAatatgtcctcagtgtgaaaagacttttactgAGAAAAAATTCCTTAAAgcccacatgagagttcacactggagagagaccttacacctgcaaactgtgtgggaagagtttcacacgtaAAGGACACCTTAAGAttcacatgaggattcacaccggagagaggCCTTTCATATGTGTTCAGTGTGGAAGGAGTTTTACACAGAAAAGTTTCCTTATTGGTCACATTAgacttcacactggagagaagccgttcacctgccctcagtgtggaaggaGTTTCACCCTTAAAAGAAACCTACAGGTTCACATAAGAAGTCACACTGGAGAGAATCcattcacatgtgatcagtgcggcaGGAGTTTCAGATACAAAGACAACCTTAACTATCACATCAGTATTCATTCAAGAGAGAGGAGTTTTAAATGTCATCAGTGTGAAAGGAGTTTCACAGACACAAATCACCTTCAGGATCATGTtaaaattcacactggagaaaaacctttcaTGTGCCATCACTGTGGAAAGAGTTGCTCAAAAGGAGGACACCTCAAAGATCACTTGAgaactcacactggagagaagcctttcacctgTGAACAGTGTGGAAACAGTTTCAGTGCTAAAAGAACCCTAAAGTCTCACATgatgattcacactggagagagacctTACAAGTGTCCTCAGTGTGAGAAGAGTTTCAGAAGTCAAGGCAGCATGAAACGTCATTTGAAAACACATTCTGGAAAGAAATTGCAGTTTTCCAAATTACAAGAGTTTTAG